The following are encoded together in the Coffea arabica cultivar ET-39 chromosome 1c, Coffea Arabica ET-39 HiFi, whole genome shotgun sequence genome:
- the LOC113742604 gene encoding putative disease resistance protein At3g14460, which produces MSSLISMRHLHCDDYYTRREIQMPSGIRRWTCLQTLEFFNTGRQEEGRGIQELGTLEDLKGSLEIRNLELVNGKDDAELANLSKKPNLHRLVFEWGNRDRESDNCDEDVLEGLQPHPNLKELQILKFMGDQFPQWFMNLTLTSLVELRVEDCTRCRKLPALGQLSFLKNLSLESMKNLEEWKDAHEMMSTAGEVNVMDVFPVLETLSISDCPQLTPSCFPSLDVLEIRGNCHVLLAEKVLSNIANLSSLQLRGGLSQPIESLELVRRPESSLSIDGCNSLLTDTLERLCLFPTLQRVELVSANNITTLRGMSCAACLERLAVYACKNLRELPEALYQFQALEHLEIRGCSRIDSFGYPNPKNSFGQKGLLKSLERFTVVECDALTRLPAEMFESCTSLRKLKLSDCRSLVSFPLDLRRTPSLESFKLFDCPNLIAEMPSGFGYLTSLREVKIGPFSDDSVIEFDWAGLASSSSLQHVSLNGMPDTKSLPHQLQDLTTITSLSLNDFRAIEALPDWLGNLASLEVLRLWGCKKLEYLPSVDAMERLKLRRLEISLCPLLAQRCTPESGSEWPKISNIPERDIIVPAETSFSWKFQHTSAFSIIQSADNHTEQPTNRHIRTGDIKQRIS; this is translated from the exons ATGAGCAGTTTGATTAGCATGAGACATCTTCACTGTGATGATTATTATACAAGACGCGAAATCCAAATGCCATCCGGGATTAGACGATGGACTTGTCTTCAAACGCTGGAGTTCTTTAACACCGGTCGTCAAGAGGAAGGTCGTGGTATCCAAGAGCTTGGAACCTTGGAAGATCTTAAAGGCTCCTTGGAGATCAGAAATCTTGAATTAGTAAATGGCAAAGATGATGCTGAACTGGCGAACCTATCTAAAAAGCCAAATCTGCATCGGTTGGTATTTGAGTGGGGCAATAGGGATCGAGAAAGTGATAATTGTGATGAAGATGTGTTGGAAGGCCTCCAACCTCACCCAAATTTAAAAGAGTTACAAATTTTGAAGTTCATGGGTGATCAGTTTCCACAATGGTTCATGAATTTGACATTGACATCACTGGTGGAGTTGCGGGTGGAGGATTGCACAAGATGCAGAAAGCTCCCAGCACTAGGACAGCTGTCATTCCTAAAAAATCTCTCCCTTGAAAGCATGAAAAATTTGGAAGAGTGGAAGGACGCACACGAAATGATGTCAACCGCAGGTGAAGTAAATGTCATGGATGTGTTTCCCGTGCTGGAAACGTTGTCTATTAGTGATTGCCCCCAGCTAACTCCAAGTTGTTTCCCAAGTCTTGATGTATTGGAAATCAGAGGGAATTGCCACGTTTTGCTGGCAGAAAAGGTTTTGAGCAATATAGCCAATCTCTCGTCCCTTCAATTAAGGGGTGGTCTTAGTCAACCCATAGAGTCTCTAGAATTAGTGAGACGACCAGAGAGCAGCTTGAGTATTGATGGCTGTAACAGTCTACTCACTGACACGCTTGAGCGACTCTGTCTTTTTCCAACTCTTCAGCGTGTAGAATTGGTGTCTGCCAATAATATAACAACATTAAGAGGAATGAGTTGCGCCGCTTGTCTTGAGAGATTGGCAGTCTATGCTTGTAAGAATTTACGGGAGTTGCCAGAAGCTCTTTATCAATTTCAAGCTTTAGAGCACTTGGAGATACGGGGTTGCTCGAGAATTGATTCATTTGGATATCCAAATCCTAAAAATTCATTTGGACAGAAAGGCCTCCTTAAGTCTCTTGAGCGATTTACTGTCGTTGAGTGCGATGCATTGACAAGGTTACCAGCGGAGATGTTCGAGTCGTGTACGTCTCTCCGAAAGCTGAAGTTGTCCGATTGCCGCAGTCTGGTCTCCTTTCCCCTTGATTTGCGACGAACCCCTTCTCTCGAGAGCTTCAAATTATTCGACTGTCCCAACTTGATTGCTGAGATGCCTAGTGGATTTGGCTATCTTACCAGCTTAAGGGAAGTGAAGATTGGTCCCTTCTCAGATGACTCAGTAATCGAATTTGATTGGGCTGGATTagcatcttcatcatcactccAACACGTGTCTTTGAATGGAATGCCTGACACGAAATCTCTGCCACATCAGCTTCAAGACTTGACTACCATCACATCACTGTCTCTAAATGACTTCAGAGCAATCGAAGCCTTACCAGATTGGCTTGGGAACCTTGCGTCTCTTGAAGTCCTACGCCTGTGGGGTTGCAAAAAGCTTGAATATTTACCCTCCGTAGATGCCATGGAACGCCTCAAATTAAGACGTCTGGAAATTAGTCTTTGTCCTCTATTAGCCCAAAGATGCACTCCTGAAAGCGGCTCCGAGTGGCCCAAGATCTCTAATATTCCGGAGCGTGATATTATTGTTCCG GCTGAGACCTCTTTCTCATGGAAGTTTCAACATACATCTGCTTTCTCCATTATTCAGTCGGCAGACAACCACACTGAGCAGCCAACCAATCGTCATATTCGAACTGGCGATATAAAACAACGCATCAGTTGA